A window of Hymenobacter aerilatus contains these coding sequences:
- a CDS encoding DUF4270 family protein — protein MNWPTKALRRWSACLLSAPVLLLTTGCEDPNSITVELPGSATTTTEYRDLPVTAYTVRRDSLPTLNASQILVGRVRDNNTGIVTTTRAYTNLQVTSDPLPATFAGAQLDSVTLIMAYTRAYGTTAQPGRFSVLHLQQKLDERVAYNSSTSAAVGIPLLRDVAVSYGPERRERQPASPSSTTDTVTTVATIPQALNFRIAKSASFSTGLFALLQKTDFSQAKLDAYIAGLAIIPTDEYVGAVASVNPSYTILAVYYHDPARPSMRRVYRIASNVNNDARYFTQITSDFSAAGPLAVVANKQQSVPAAATNGVTYIQDGVGLATKLVIPGLEDLRKQSGVTINRAELLVPVKPFSNSVFPYPGYQSLNDATKSASINKTYLYEANNENNRVLQRTILANPVNRLVQADGYNAQSQSLDRTGAGSQAEGTLYSVDASTFYYSMLMTSYTQAYLLNQLGGELPSAFLFSPTLSLSKAYQPTVNLSLNRAVLDANNIKLRVYFSNRQ, from the coding sequence ATGAACTGGCCAACTAAGGCCCTGCGCCGCTGGTCGGCGTGCCTGCTTTCCGCACCGGTACTCCTGCTGACAACCGGCTGCGAAGATCCTAACAGCATAACGGTGGAACTGCCTGGCAGTGCTACCACTACTACCGAGTACCGCGACTTACCCGTAACAGCATACACCGTACGACGGGATTCTTTGCCTACCCTTAATGCAAGCCAAATATTGGTGGGTAGAGTGCGCGACAACAATACGGGTATCGTGACAACAACGCGGGCTTATACCAACCTGCAAGTTACCTCCGACCCGCTGCCTGCTACGTTTGCCGGCGCACAGCTCGATTCCGTTACGCTTATCATGGCGTATACCCGTGCCTATGGTACTACGGCGCAACCAGGCCGGTTCAGCGTGCTCCATTTGCAGCAAAAGCTTGACGAGCGGGTGGCGTATAACTCTAGCACCAGCGCAGCCGTAGGCATACCCTTGCTACGCGATGTAGCTGTATCCTATGGGCCAGAGCGGCGGGAGCGGCAGCCAGCATCTCCTTCCAGCACCACCGATACGGTGACAACGGTAGCCACTATCCCGCAGGCACTGAATTTTCGGATTGCAAAATCTGCCTCTTTCAGCACGGGCTTGTTTGCCCTACTGCAAAAAACAGACTTCTCGCAGGCGAAGCTTGATGCGTATATAGCCGGTTTGGCTATAATACCAACCGATGAGTATGTAGGCGCTGTTGCCAGCGTTAATCCTTCATACACGATACTGGCTGTTTACTACCACGACCCAGCCCGGCCTTCTATGCGGCGCGTATACCGTATAGCCAGCAACGTGAACAACGACGCCCGTTATTTTACGCAGATCACGTCCGATTTCAGCGCGGCTGGCCCGCTGGCAGTGGTAGCTAATAAGCAGCAGTCTGTACCTGCCGCCGCTACCAATGGCGTAACCTATATCCAGGATGGCGTAGGATTGGCTACTAAATTGGTCATTCCTGGGTTGGAAGACCTACGTAAGCAGTCAGGCGTCACGATTAACCGTGCTGAGCTATTGGTACCGGTTAAGCCATTCAGTAATAGTGTGTTCCCCTATCCTGGGTACCAATCACTGAACGATGCTACGAAATCTGCCTCTATAAATAAGACCTATCTCTACGAAGCAAACAACGAAAACAACCGCGTTTTGCAACGTACCATTCTGGCAAATCCGGTGAACCGTCTTGTGCAGGCAGATGGGTACAACGCTCAGAGTCAGTCCCTCGACAGAACAGGCGCAGGCTCGCAGGCCGAAGGCACGCTGTACAGCGTGGATGCTTCTACCTTCTATTATAGTATGCTGATGACTAGCTACACGCAGGCCTACCTTCTGAATCAGCTAGGCGGCGAGTTGCCTTCGGCTTTTCTGTTTTCGCCTACCCTGTCGTTGTCAAAAGCCTATCAGCCTACTGTAAATTTATCGCTGAACCGGGCAGTGCTGGATGCCAACAACATAAAGCTGCGCGTTTACTTTTCTAATAGGCAGTAG
- the rfaE2 gene encoding D-glycero-beta-D-manno-heptose 1-phosphate adenylyltransferase, which produces MLWSKDKILSLEAAVAQRTIWRAENRRVVFTNGCFDLLHLGHVDYLEKARHLGDALIIGLNTDQSVGNLKPGRPLQDEMARARILASLLFVDAVVLFDEPTPLTLIEQLQPDILVKGDDYTISGIVGHETVLQNGGEVCTVPLVEGYSTTRIVERIRQQFQP; this is translated from the coding sequence ATGTTGTGGAGTAAAGATAAAATTCTGAGCCTGGAGGCAGCCGTAGCCCAGCGTACGATCTGGCGCGCTGAGAACCGCCGGGTAGTGTTTACCAATGGCTGCTTCGACTTGCTGCACCTAGGCCACGTCGACTACCTGGAAAAGGCTCGGCACTTGGGCGATGCATTGATAATCGGCCTCAATACCGATCAATCGGTAGGCAACTTAAAGCCCGGACGGCCGCTACAGGACGAAATGGCACGTGCGCGCATCCTGGCGTCGCTTTTGTTTGTGGATGCCGTGGTGCTCTTCGACGAGCCTACCCCGCTGACTCTGATTGAGCAGTTGCAGCCCGACATTCTAGTGAAAGGCGACGACTACACTATCAGTGGAATTGTGGGCCACGAAACCGTGTTACAAAACGGTGGCGAGGTATGTACCGTACCGTTGGTAGAAGGCTACAGCACTACCCGTATCGTCGAGCGCATCCGCCAACAGTTTCAACCCTAA
- the glmS gene encoding glutamine--fructose-6-phosphate transaminase (isomerizing) — MCGIVAYIGHREACPIILKGLHRLEYRGYDSAGVALLNGTLNVYKKKGKVNDLENFIAGKDLHAQIGMGHTRWATHGEPNDVNAHPHYSTSERIAIIHNGIIENYASLKTHLQQQGHVFHSDTDTEVFVNLIEEIQSKNNCSLEEAVRLALHEVVGAYAIVVLSKDAPNQLIAARKGSPLVIGVGQNEFFLASDATPIIEYTNEVVYVNDYEIVVIRDGKLDIQSKEAVQQTPYIQKLELALDSIEKGGYEHFMLKEIFEQPRSILDSMRGRLELRSGHLNMAGARAYEQKFINAHRIIIVACGTSWHAGLVAEYLLEDLARIPVEVEYASEFRYRNPVLTERDIVIAISQSGETADTLAAIELAKSKGATIFGICNVVGSSIARATDAGAYTHAGPEIGVASTKAFTAQVTVLTLLAMIVGSKRGTLTDTKLRELMVELDNIPAKVEKALQLDTEIKQISEIFKDASNFLYLGRGYNFPVALEGALKLKEISYIHAEGYPAAEMKHGPIALIDENMPVVVIATKDQSYEKVVSNIQEVKARKGRIIAVVTEGDEVIPKMAEFVIEVPATSDVLMPLVSVVPLQLLSYYIAVMRGCNVDQPRNLAKSVTVE, encoded by the coding sequence ATGTGCGGAATCGTTGCGTATATCGGGCACCGCGAGGCTTGCCCTATTATTCTAAAAGGATTGCATCGCCTCGAATACCGGGGGTACGATTCGGCTGGCGTGGCCTTGCTTAATGGCACGTTGAACGTGTACAAAAAGAAAGGCAAGGTAAACGACCTCGAAAATTTCATTGCTGGCAAGGATTTGCACGCGCAGATAGGTATGGGCCATACCCGCTGGGCTACCCACGGGGAACCCAACGACGTGAATGCCCACCCACATTATTCTACTTCGGAGCGGATTGCCATCATTCACAATGGCATTATCGAAAACTACGCGTCTCTGAAGACGCACTTGCAGCAGCAAGGCCATGTATTCCATTCCGATACCGACACAGAGGTTTTCGTTAATCTGATTGAGGAAATTCAAAGCAAAAACAACTGCTCTTTGGAAGAGGCCGTCCGCCTGGCCCTACACGAAGTAGTAGGCGCCTATGCTATTGTGGTTCTGAGCAAGGATGCGCCTAATCAGCTGATTGCGGCCCGCAAAGGCTCCCCATTAGTTATTGGGGTAGGCCAGAATGAGTTTTTCTTGGCCTCGGATGCTACTCCCATCATTGAGTATACCAATGAAGTAGTATATGTGAACGATTACGAAATCGTGGTCATTCGCGACGGTAAACTCGATATTCAATCCAAAGAAGCTGTACAGCAAACGCCTTACATCCAAAAGCTGGAACTGGCGCTGGATAGCATTGAGAAGGGTGGCTACGAACACTTCATGCTGAAGGAAATCTTCGAGCAGCCCCGTTCTATCCTTGACTCTATGCGCGGGCGTCTGGAATTGAGGTCCGGCCATTTGAACATGGCCGGTGCGCGGGCCTACGAGCAAAAGTTCATCAATGCGCACCGGATTATTATTGTGGCCTGTGGCACTTCCTGGCACGCCGGTTTGGTAGCCGAGTATCTGCTGGAAGATTTGGCGCGCATCCCTGTGGAAGTAGAGTACGCTTCGGAGTTCCGCTACCGCAACCCCGTGCTCACGGAGCGTGATATCGTCATTGCGATTTCGCAATCGGGTGAAACAGCCGACACGCTGGCGGCCATTGAACTGGCTAAGTCGAAGGGCGCTACCATCTTTGGTATTTGCAACGTGGTGGGCAGCAGTATTGCCCGTGCCACAGACGCTGGCGCCTACACCCACGCGGGTCCCGAAATTGGTGTAGCCTCGACGAAAGCCTTCACTGCTCAGGTAACGGTACTCACCTTGCTGGCCATGATTGTAGGTAGCAAGCGCGGTACCCTCACCGACACCAAACTGCGCGAGCTGATGGTAGAGCTGGACAATATTCCGGCGAAGGTAGAGAAGGCGCTGCAGCTGGATACCGAAATCAAACAGATTTCCGAAATCTTTAAGGACGCTAGCAATTTCCTATATCTAGGCCGGGGCTATAACTTCCCGGTAGCCCTGGAAGGCGCTCTTAAACTAAAGGAAATCAGCTACATTCATGCCGAGGGCTACCCTGCCGCCGAGATGAAGCACGGTCCTATTGCCCTAATCGACGAAAACATGCCGGTAGTGGTTATTGCTACCAAAGATCAATCGTACGAGAAGGTAGTTTCCAACATTCAGGAGGTGAAGGCGCGCAAGGGCCGCATTATTGCCGTAGTGACCGAAGGAGACGAAGTAATTCCGAAGATGGCAGAGTTTGTCATTGAGGTGCCTGCTACGTCTGATGTACTGATGCCGCTGGTATCGGTAGTACCACTACAATTGCTCTCGTACTACATTGCCGTGATGCGTGGTTGCAACGTAGACCAGCCCCGCAACCTGGCAAAGTCTGTGACAGTGGAATAG
- the panC gene encoding pantoate--beta-alanine ligase has product MDILYTAASLLTQVEQWRQAGKRIGLVPTMGALHEGHLQLVRAAAADNDVVVVSIFVNPTQFNNPDDFRLYPRLPEADAALLGPAGCTALFSPSVEEMYPAPTVLRFDFGALERVMEGAHRPGHFNGVATVVSKLFHLCQPHRAYFGQKDLQQVAIIRQLVADLSFALELVVFPTVREEDGLAMSSRNRRLSPDERTVAPRLYKALRLAAELVQSGAKSAAVQAAVAEYLSATPTISLEYIEVADAQTLQSLAGPWQGQADVALCLAAHLGSVRLIDNVVVKR; this is encoded by the coding sequence ATGGACATACTTTACACGGCGGCCTCCCTGCTCACCCAAGTGGAGCAGTGGCGGCAGGCAGGCAAGCGTATTGGACTGGTGCCCACGATGGGTGCTTTGCACGAAGGACACTTGCAACTGGTGCGCGCTGCTGCCGCCGACAACGACGTGGTAGTGGTGAGTATCTTCGTCAATCCTACCCAGTTCAACAACCCCGACGACTTCCGGCTCTACCCCCGCCTACCCGAGGCCGATGCTGCTTTGCTGGGCCCGGCGGGCTGCACGGCGTTGTTTTCGCCCTCTGTAGAAGAAATGTACCCAGCGCCTACCGTGTTGCGGTTTGATTTTGGTGCCCTGGAGCGCGTGATGGAGGGTGCCCACCGGCCGGGTCACTTCAACGGGGTAGCCACGGTGGTCAGCAAGCTGTTTCATTTGTGTCAGCCGCACCGCGCCTACTTCGGGCAGAAGGACTTGCAGCAGGTAGCCATTATCCGGCAGTTGGTAGCCGACTTATCGTTTGCGTTGGAGCTGGTGGTGTTCCCTACCGTACGGGAAGAAGACGGACTGGCGATGTCATCGCGCAACCGGCGCCTCTCGCCGGACGAGCGGACCGTGGCGCCGCGCCTATACAAGGCGCTCCGCTTGGCTGCTGAGCTGGTGCAATCTGGTGCCAAGTCCGCTGCCGTGCAAGCTGCCGTGGCCGAATATCTGTCGGCTACCCCAACCATTTCATTAGAATACATAGAGGTGGCTGACGCGCAAACGCTACAATCTTTGGCGGGACCTTGGCAAGGGCAAGCCGATGTGGCCTTATGTTTGGCAGCACACTTGGGCAGCGTGCGCCTGATTGATAATGTAGTAGTAAAAAGGTGA
- a CDS encoding glycogen/starch synthase, with protein sequence MSKLRILYAATEINPFLQTTKVAEFLRMLPQGMQEMGMEIRIFVPRFGIINERKNRLHEVVRLSGINIAVGEEEKPLVIKVASIPNAKLQVYFIDNEDYFHRKSVLVDKNDKFHADNDERAIFFCKGVLETVKKLGWAPDIVHCNDWMTGLIPMYLKTTYKKDPIFKDAKSVFTIYNNEFKHKFGQDIIEKAKMLDIDDEMLAALKSADFGGFIKVGMEYADSVVKSDEDFSDNLNALFTEYSQKCRIGQVGADQDLLTSYYDLYNELAN encoded by the coding sequence ATGTCTAAGTTGAGAATACTCTATGCTGCCACGGAAATCAACCCGTTTTTGCAGACGACCAAGGTAGCGGAGTTTCTGCGCATGTTGCCGCAGGGAATGCAAGAGATGGGGATGGAAATCCGCATTTTCGTACCCCGATTTGGTATTATTAACGAGCGTAAAAATCGCTTGCATGAGGTAGTTCGGTTGTCGGGCATCAACATCGCCGTGGGAGAAGAGGAAAAGCCGCTGGTCATTAAAGTAGCGTCGATTCCGAATGCGAAGTTGCAGGTATATTTTATCGATAACGAGGATTATTTTCACCGTAAATCGGTGCTGGTCGACAAGAATGATAAGTTTCACGCCGACAATGACGAGCGGGCTATCTTCTTCTGCAAGGGTGTACTGGAAACTGTGAAGAAGCTAGGCTGGGCCCCGGACATTGTGCACTGCAACGACTGGATGACGGGCCTGATTCCGATGTACCTGAAAACGACCTACAAAAAGGATCCGATTTTCAAAGATGCCAAATCGGTATTCACCATCTACAACAATGAGTTCAAGCACAAGTTTGGGCAGGACATCATTGAGAAAGCCAAGATGCTGGACATCGACGACGAGATGCTGGCGGCGCTGAAGTCGGCCGATTTCGGGGGCTTTATCAAGGTAGGGATGGAGTACGCCGATTCGGTAGTGAAGTCGGATGAGGATTTCAGCGACAATCTAAACGCGCTGTTTACTGAGTACTCACAGAAATGCCGCATCGGGCAGGTAGGTGCCGATCAGGATTTGCTGACTTCTTACTACGATCTATATAATGAACTGGCCAACTAA
- a CDS encoding lysylphosphatidylglycerol synthase transmembrane domain-containing protein yields MKKLLNVLKYALLLAFSAAMMWYAVRGLNLSRVGESIRQANYWWLCLTLVLSALGYFSRAYRWKMQIDATGHHPSYWEVYHAMMVGYLANLVLPRLGEVLRCSVLRRTSGVPVQVGVGTMITERVIDVVVLGLILGATLLLAFNKFWSFATGLVTDKYDTLGQSKQTLIALAVIGLGLSLISVYLLWRNLERLRQHRVFGKVLSFVKGMLAGIFSIRRMQHKGTFLLHTIFTWVVYFLMGYLAFFAFPATQHLGLVAALAVLTFGTFGMAAPVQGGFGVYHVLVQSTLLVYGISKEDGIVYALVVHGSQTLLVVLMGGISFALSMVQSGRAGRRVGAEPLAVKAPAHVVE; encoded by the coding sequence ATGAAAAAACTACTTAATGTTCTGAAATACGCGCTGCTGCTGGCCTTTTCGGCGGCCATGATGTGGTACGCGGTGCGTGGCCTGAACTTGAGTAGGGTAGGCGAGTCTATTCGGCAAGCCAACTATTGGTGGCTGTGCCTAACGCTGGTTCTATCAGCGCTGGGTTATTTCAGCCGAGCCTACCGCTGGAAAATGCAGATTGATGCTACCGGCCACCACCCATCTTATTGGGAGGTATACCACGCCATGATGGTAGGCTATTTAGCCAACTTGGTGTTACCCCGCTTGGGCGAAGTGCTGCGTTGCTCGGTGCTGCGCCGCACCAGCGGGGTGCCGGTGCAGGTGGGGGTAGGCACCATGATTACGGAGCGTGTTATCGATGTGGTGGTGCTGGGGCTGATTCTGGGCGCCACATTGCTACTGGCTTTCAATAAGTTCTGGAGCTTCGCTACCGGGCTGGTCACTGATAAGTACGATACGCTGGGCCAGAGCAAACAAACCCTGATTGCGCTGGCCGTAATTGGGCTCGGGCTGAGCCTTATATCTGTCTACCTGCTGTGGCGCAACTTAGAGCGGCTGCGGCAGCATCGGGTATTTGGTAAGGTGCTCAGCTTTGTGAAAGGAATGCTGGCTGGTATTTTTAGCATCCGCCGTATGCAGCACAAAGGCACCTTTCTGCTGCATACCATCTTCACGTGGGTGGTGTATTTCCTGATGGGCTACTTGGCATTCTTCGCCTTCCCGGCTACCCAGCACCTAGGCTTGGTGGCAGCGCTGGCGGTTCTCACATTCGGTACATTCGGCATGGCTGCCCCGGTGCAGGGCGGGTTTGGCGTGTACCATGTGCTGGTACAGAGTACATTGCTGGTCTATGGCATATCAAAAGAAGACGGTATTGTGTACGCCCTGGTAGTGCACGGTTCGCAAACGTTGCTGGTGGTGCTGATGGGCGGCATCAGCTTCGCCTTGAGTATGGTACAATCGGGCCGGGCGGGCCGCCGGGTAGGCGCAGAGCCGCTGGCCGTAAAAGCCCCCGCGCATGTTGTGGAGTAA
- the gltX gene encoding glutamate--tRNA ligase produces MEREVRVRFAPSPTGPLHIGGVRTALYNYLLARKLGGKMLLRIEDTDQNRFVPGAEQYIQDSLAWCGIELDESPWKGGPHAPYRQSERKPMYMQYALQLIDSGHAYYAFDTPEELDAMRARLTAAKVPNPQYNAITRSQMRNSTTLPEDEVKQLLESGVPYVIRLKVPRKEEIRFNDLIRGWVVVHSSAVDDKVLMKSDGMPTYHLANIVDDHLMEITHVIRGEEWLPSAPLHVLLYRYLGWESTMPQFAHLPLLLKPDGTGKLSKRDGDRLGFPVFPLEWHGKDAETGEPTVSSGYRESGYLPDAFINFLAFLGWNPGTQQELFSMDELIEAFSIDRVSKSPARFDQHKVRWYNEQYLRAKPNAELAQYLLDALHEHGVDCTREKAEQIAGVMKERVAFPQDFWQEAQYFFQAPESYDEQVISKKWNAATANALAAFAKELPAAAPTTPDDIKTLLTQVLEREGVKLGQVMQALRVAVTGAGAGPDLMETMHILGNEEISQRILTAVERLSTRATA; encoded by the coding sequence ATGGAAAGAGAAGTACGGGTGCGCTTTGCCCCCAGCCCTACCGGTCCGCTGCACATCGGCGGCGTACGCACTGCGCTGTATAATTATTTGCTGGCCCGCAAATTGGGCGGCAAAATGCTATTGCGCATCGAGGATACTGACCAGAACCGCTTCGTGCCCGGCGCCGAGCAGTACATTCAGGATTCGCTGGCGTGGTGCGGTATCGAGCTGGACGAAAGCCCGTGGAAAGGTGGCCCGCACGCGCCCTACCGTCAGAGCGAGCGGAAGCCTATGTATATGCAGTATGCCTTGCAGCTCATCGACTCGGGCCACGCTTATTACGCTTTCGATACCCCCGAGGAGCTCGACGCCATGCGCGCCCGCCTGACGGCTGCCAAGGTGCCTAATCCGCAGTATAACGCTATTACGCGCAGCCAGATGCGCAACTCTACTACTCTACCCGAGGATGAGGTGAAGCAGCTGCTGGAATCGGGTGTGCCCTATGTAATCCGCCTGAAGGTGCCGCGCAAGGAGGAAATCCGCTTCAACGACCTGATTCGCGGCTGGGTAGTGGTGCACTCTTCGGCTGTAGACGACAAGGTATTGATGAAGTCGGATGGCATGCCTACCTACCACCTGGCCAACATCGTGGATGACCACCTGATGGAAATCACCCACGTGATTCGGGGTGAGGAATGGCTACCCTCGGCGCCGCTGCACGTGCTGCTGTATCGTTACCTGGGCTGGGAAAGCACTATGCCGCAATTTGCCCACTTGCCGCTGCTACTCAAGCCCGACGGTACTGGAAAGCTGAGCAAGCGCGACGGCGACCGGCTGGGTTTCCCAGTATTCCCACTGGAGTGGCACGGCAAAGACGCTGAAACCGGCGAGCCAACCGTAAGCAGCGGCTACCGCGAAAGCGGATACCTGCCCGATGCCTTCATCAATTTCCTGGCTTTTCTGGGTTGGAACCCCGGCACGCAGCAAGAGCTCTTTTCGATGGATGAGCTGATTGAGGCGTTTTCTATTGACCGCGTGAGCAAGTCGCCGGCCCGCTTCGACCAGCACAAGGTGCGCTGGTACAACGAGCAGTACTTGCGCGCCAAGCCCAACGCCGAGCTAGCGCAGTACCTCCTCGACGCCCTGCACGAGCACGGCGTGGACTGTACCCGCGAGAAAGCCGAGCAGATTGCCGGCGTCATGAAAGAGCGCGTGGCCTTCCCGCAGGATTTCTGGCAGGAAGCGCAGTATTTCTTCCAAGCTCCGGAAAGCTACGATGAGCAGGTAATCAGCAAGAAATGGAATGCCGCTACGGCCAACGCGCTGGCCGCGTTTGCAAAGGAGCTGCCCGCCGCTGCCCCCACTACTCCCGATGACATCAAAACTCTACTCACACAGGTGCTGGAACGTGAGGGCGTGAAGCTAGGCCAGGTAATGCAGGCCCTGCGCGTAGCCGTAACTGGCGCCGGCGCCGGCCCCGACCTCATGGAAACCATGCATATCCTGGGCAATGAGGAAATCAGCCAACGTATTCTGACGGCCGTAGAGCGCCTGAGCACTCGCGCTACGGCCTAG
- the panD gene encoding aspartate 1-decarboxylase, with the protein MHIEVLKSKIHRAKVTQAELHYVGSITIDEDLLDAANMVENEKVTIVNVNNGERFETYTIRGERGSGMICLNGPAARRVAVGDIVIIFSYALIDFAEARAHKPTLVFPDQHNRLS; encoded by the coding sequence ATGCATATTGAGGTTCTGAAGTCGAAGATTCACCGCGCCAAAGTCACACAGGCGGAGCTACACTACGTGGGTAGCATCACCATTGACGAAGACTTGCTGGATGCGGCCAACATGGTAGAAAACGAGAAGGTAACTATCGTAAACGTGAACAACGGGGAGCGGTTTGAAACCTACACCATTCGCGGGGAGCGGGGCTCGGGTATGATCTGCCTGAATGGCCCGGCCGCTCGCCGCGTAGCCGTAGGCGACATCGTGATTATCTTCTCTTACGCTCTTATCGATTTCGCGGAAGCTCGCGCTCACAAGCCTACCCTTGTTTTTCCCGATCAGCACAACCGCTTGAGCTGA
- a CDS encoding RidA family protein, with amino-acid sequence MAHSVIFSPNAPAPIGPYSQAVQAGDTVYVSGQIPLDATGQMVGDGDVVAETHQVMRNLQAVLEAAGLTLANVVKCSIFVKDLHNFGRINDVYGSYFGADYAPARETVEVTRLPKDVQVEISCIAVR; translated from the coding sequence ATGGCTCATTCCGTCATTTTTTCGCCCAATGCTCCTGCGCCCATTGGGCCCTACAGCCAAGCCGTGCAGGCTGGTGATACGGTATATGTTTCGGGGCAGATTCCGCTGGATGCAACGGGGCAAATGGTAGGCGACGGTGATGTGGTAGCCGAAACCCACCAAGTAATGCGCAACCTACAGGCTGTACTAGAAGCCGCTGGCCTTACGTTGGCCAACGTAGTGAAGTGCAGCATTTTTGTGAAGGATCTACACAACTTTGGCCGTATCAACGATGTGTACGGCAGCTATTTTGGTGCGGACTATGCTCCTGCACGCGAAACAGTAGAGGTAACGCGCTTACCCAAAGATGTGCAGGTAGAGATTTCCTGTATTGCCGTTCGGTAA